The following coding sequences are from one Bacillus sp. PK3_68 window:
- a CDS encoding DUF6036 family nucleotidyltransferase → MNIRQAQIEINKLKSAGKYEAMLKTAAILTKLLAERNVKPIIVGGLSVTIYTQNDYTTRDIDMVSEGYETIANILGQLDFKKDGRHFYNDNIEIAIEIPGSYLEGDYSKVKKIFIDDENYVYLISIEDIILDRLRAAVHWKSLEDREWGFKLLASNFDSLDKQYLFEHCQTQKEVNELDDWFTFIAEQS, encoded by the coding sequence TTGAATATCAGACAAGCTCAAATAGAGATCAATAAGCTGAAAAGTGCCGGAAAGTATGAGGCCATGCTTAAAACTGCAGCTATATTAACTAAGCTTCTTGCTGAAAGAAATGTAAAACCCATTATTGTTGGAGGTCTTTCAGTTACGATCTATACTCAAAATGATTACACCACTAGGGATATTGATATGGTATCAGAAGGGTACGAAACGATAGCAAATATTCTTGGACAGCTGGATTTCAAAAAAGACGGTAGGCATTTTTATAATGATAATATAGAGATTGCTATAGAAATACCGGGCAGTTATTTAGAGGGTGATTACTCTAAGGTTAAAAAGATTTTCATTGATGATGAAAATTATGTTTACCTTATTTCCATTGAAGACATTATTTTGGATAGACTTCGGGCAGCCGTTCATTGGAAGTCTCTCGAAGATCGTGAGTGGGGCTTTAAGTTGTTAGCAAGCAACTTCGATTCTTTAGACAAACAATATCTTTTCGAACACTGTCAAACACAGAAAGAAGTAAATGAGTTAGATGATTGGTTCACATTTATTGCTGAACAGTCTTAA
- a CDS encoding S8 family peptidase, giving the protein MKHYVRVIPYQVVEQAEEVKEVPKGVELIQAPQIWSETKGKGMTVAVLDTGCDTSHPDLQERIIGGRNFTDDDGSNPDIFEDYNGHGTHVAGTIAAQKNESGVVGVAPEASLLIVKVLNKNGSGQYDWIIKGINYAIEQKADIISMSLGGPSDTPELYEAIKRAVANDVLVVCAAGNEGDGDDSTDEFAFPGCYNEVISVGAVNLERRSSHFTNSHNEIDLVAPGEEILSTYLNGRYATLSGTSMAAPHVSGALALIKTLANNSFERKLSEPELYAQLIKRTVPLGNSPRLEGNGLIYLTVLDHLAKVFDQEVKTMFLNNQGITS; this is encoded by the coding sequence ATGAAGCATTATGTTCGGGTAATTCCATACCAGGTGGTTGAACAGGCAGAAGAGGTAAAAGAAGTCCCAAAAGGCGTGGAATTAATACAAGCTCCTCAAATTTGGAGCGAAACAAAGGGCAAAGGCATGACGGTGGCTGTCTTGGATACAGGCTGCGATACTTCACATCCCGATTTACAGGAACGGATTATAGGCGGGCGAAACTTTACGGATGACGACGGAAGCAACCCTGATATATTCGAGGATTATAATGGGCATGGAACTCATGTTGCCGGAACGATTGCCGCCCAGAAAAATGAGAGTGGCGTGGTTGGAGTCGCTCCTGAAGCAAGTTTACTCATTGTAAAAGTATTGAATAAAAACGGCTCTGGACAATATGATTGGATTATCAAGGGCATCAATTATGCTATAGAACAAAAAGCGGATATTATCTCCATGTCACTAGGAGGCCCAAGTGATACTCCTGAACTTTATGAAGCGATCAAAAGGGCTGTTGCCAATGATGTCCTCGTGGTTTGCGCAGCAGGGAATGAGGGTGACGGCGATGACTCAACTGATGAATTCGCTTTTCCAGGCTGTTATAATGAAGTGATTAGTGTAGGGGCGGTTAATCTTGAGCGGCGCTCTTCCCATTTTACCAATTCCCATAATGAAATCGATTTAGTTGCCCCAGGTGAAGAAATTCTTTCTACGTATTTAAATGGAAGATATGCCACTTTAAGCGGGACTTCCATGGCTGCACCCCATGTTTCTGGAGCTCTTGCTCTCATAAAAACTCTGGCGAACAACAGCTTTGAACGGAAGCTCTCAGAACCTGAGCTCTATGCTCAATTAATTAAAAGAACCGTTCCACTGGGTAACTCTCCAAGGCTTGAAGGAAATGGGCTGATCTATTTAACAGTCCTTGACCATTTGGCAAAAGTATTTGATCAAGAAGTTAAAACCATGTTCTTAAATAATCAAGGCATTACCAGCTAA
- a CDS encoding methyl-accepting chemotaxis protein, with protein MKRDQKRLHRRSTSISTKLSLVLLVAIVIVFSITGAMNYSYTKSLLVGNIEENLSTKSNALADQVDSMFAEKQAMARQIAANQEITDYLKTAHSRNEARTDPHYESVMQSLNKIVKTDDSIAMVWVASNQGNFLIGNDNLLQDESFDIKSRPWYEPALAEDDVYFTEPYMDQVFGKVILSVMTQIKDGDQTLGFVAMDLFLDDLPQLMQSYKLGKNGYSFLISSDGTILYHPDDKLILDQKLPDLSGDIGNIGKKMTVGEKGLELAKVNDQTEYIGYSPVPATGWSVGTSLPQKEALAGLNNYIKNIILFFGIGGLLLIVIVYLLSKYMLKSIPHMTKVIKQLATGNLTPRLRPRSQDELGQVATDINTMIDSFTETINQVNDSVEQLAASSQQLTAISDESAKFSNEVATSTQEIVRGTEQQMEGAEQTSSSMEEMASGVQKVAESATNVSEQTSTSAKEAVEGYNNIQRAIDQMERIKSSVGVVSREIKKLEEHSKAINEMVSGITNIAEQTQLLSLNASIEAARAGEHGKGFAVVATEVKQLSEESQEFSSRIAGIIREVQTVTMSASKLMNQGVLDVDKGSAILDTAGSAFKQMTNSFHSIADQVSEVSAATEEISAGTEEVTAAMSDISEVTKGSFEHTKGIASAAEKQLTFMDEISSSAKTLSEMAEELKTALTTFKTNK; from the coding sequence ATGAAGAGAGATCAAAAGAGACTTCACCGAAGGAGTACAAGCATCTCAACCAAGCTGTCGCTTGTGCTGCTTGTTGCCATTGTCATCGTTTTTTCGATAACAGGGGCGATGAATTATTCTTATACGAAATCGCTGCTTGTAGGCAACATAGAAGAAAACCTATCCACAAAAAGCAATGCTCTTGCGGATCAAGTGGACAGCATGTTTGCAGAAAAACAGGCGATGGCCAGACAAATTGCAGCCAATCAAGAGATAACTGATTACTTAAAAACGGCTCATTCACGGAATGAGGCCAGAACAGATCCTCATTATGAAAGTGTCATGCAATCACTTAACAAAATAGTTAAAACGGATGATTCTATTGCTATGGTTTGGGTTGCCAGCAATCAAGGAAACTTTTTGATTGGCAACGATAATTTATTGCAGGATGAGAGCTTTGATATAAAAAGCCGTCCATGGTATGAACCCGCTTTAGCAGAAGACGATGTCTATTTTACCGAACCATATATGGATCAAGTGTTTGGTAAAGTAATTTTAAGTGTGATGACCCAAATTAAAGATGGTGATCAAACGCTTGGATTTGTCGCAATGGATCTGTTTTTAGACGATTTGCCACAGCTTATGCAATCATACAAACTTGGTAAGAACGGTTATTCATTTTTAATTTCTAGTGACGGAACTATTTTATATCATCCAGATGATAAATTAATCCTTGACCAAAAGCTTCCAGATCTGTCAGGAGATATCGGCAACATCGGCAAAAAAATGACTGTCGGTGAAAAAGGGCTTGAACTGGCAAAAGTGAATGACCAAACGGAATATATTGGCTATTCTCCGGTTCCAGCAACAGGTTGGTCAGTAGGAACATCACTTCCGCAAAAAGAAGCTTTGGCTGGTCTTAATAATTATATAAAAAACATCATTTTATTTTTTGGTATAGGCGGCCTGCTTCTTATTGTGATTGTGTACTTGCTTTCCAAGTACATGTTAAAATCAATCCCGCATATGACGAAGGTGATCAAACAGCTGGCTACTGGTAATTTGACACCAAGGCTGCGGCCGAGATCACAGGATGAACTTGGACAAGTGGCAACAGATATAAATACTATGATTGATTCATTCACAGAGACGATTAACCAGGTGAACGATTCTGTAGAACAATTGGCCGCCTCGTCGCAACAGTTAACCGCTATTTCTGATGAATCAGCAAAGTTCTCTAATGAAGTAGCCACGTCGACTCAAGAGATTGTTCGCGGCACCGAGCAGCAGATGGAAGGAGCCGAGCAGACATCTTCTTCGATGGAAGAAATGGCGAGCGGCGTACAAAAGGTGGCTGAATCGGCGACCAATGTTTCTGAACAAACGTCCACTTCAGCTAAAGAGGCAGTAGAAGGATACAATAACATTCAGCGCGCTATCGATCAAATGGAGCGGATTAAAAGCTCGGTCGGTGTTGTTTCCAGGGAAATCAAAAAACTAGAGGAACACTCAAAAGCAATCAATGAAATGGTATCCGGCATAACAAACATAGCTGAACAAACACAACTACTATCATTGAATGCGTCTATTGAGGCAGCAAGAGCTGGTGAACATGGCAAAGGATTTGCGGTTGTGGCAACGGAAGTTAAACAGCTTTCAGAAGAGTCACAGGAATTTTCATCACGTATTGCCGGGATTATCCGGGAAGTTCAAACTGTTACCATGAGTGCATCCAAATTGATGAACCAGGGAGTGTTGGACGTTGATAAAGGTTCTGCTATTCTTGACACGGCAGGAAGTGCATTTAAACAAATGACTAATTCCTTCCACTCCATCGCTGACCAGGTATCAGAGGTATCCGCTGCAACCGAAGAGATTTCTGCGGGTACAGAGGAAGTAACAGCAGCGATGAGTGATATATCAGAAGTAACCAAAGGTTCCTTTGAACACACAAAAGGAATCGCATCGGCTGCAGAAAAACAATTAACGTTTATGGACGAAATTTCCTCTTCAGCCAAAACATTAAGTGAAATGGCTGAAGAATTAAAAACCGCCTTAACAACGTTCAAAACAAACAAATAA
- a CDS encoding endonuclease — protein MKKVSSNKKIGLTAALLELEHNKKRFESKKEYYDWEKDQHIISNYYDQIHFNEANREELFKQLNHLVATTHTNRLPYNSKTRNYLYSLVDLQADGNLKSIYSGREKDPEQVMKEDYESDRKREQAYDELLKSDSVNHDHIQEIMTSLQSENMYNCEHVVPQSWFDKRNPMKGDLHHLFTCEKECNSLRSNHPYYDFVDYSPKMETEVIKTQCGKYEKAKFEPESGKGEVARATLYFLLRYPGEISQYSNKDVELLLKWHSDYKVSIYENTVTRRFLIFKKTGIP, from the coding sequence ATGAAAAAAGTATCTTCAAACAAAAAAATAGGTTTAACAGCTGCATTACTAGAATTGGAGCATAATAAAAAGAGATTTGAAAGTAAAAAAGAGTATTATGACTGGGAAAAGGATCAGCATATAATCTCAAACTATTACGATCAAATTCATTTTAATGAAGCGAACAGAGAAGAATTATTTAAACAATTGAATCATTTAGTTGCCACCACACATACTAATCGGCTTCCTTATAACTCCAAAACCCGAAATTATCTTTATTCATTGGTCGATCTTCAGGCTGACGGGAACTTGAAGAGCATATATTCAGGAAGAGAAAAGGACCCTGAACAAGTCATGAAAGAAGATTACGAATCAGATCGGAAAAGAGAACAAGCTTATGATGAACTGCTGAAAAGTGACTCGGTTAATCATGATCATATACAAGAAATAATGACATCCCTTCAAAGTGAAAACATGTACAATTGCGAACATGTTGTTCCGCAATCATGGTTTGATAAGCGTAACCCAATGAAAGGAGATTTACACCATCTTTTTACTTGTGAAAAAGAATGCAATTCCTTAAGATCTAATCATCCTTATTATGATTTCGTCGATTATTCTCCTAAAATGGAGACCGAAGTAATTAAAACACAATGCGGAAAATACGAAAAGGCTAAATTTGAACCTGAAAGTGGCAAAGGTGAAGTTGCCAGAGCAACGTTGTATTTTTTATTAAGATATCCTGGAGAAATCAGCCAATACAGCAATAAAGACGTTGAACTGTTACTGAAGTGGCACAGTGATTATAAAGTATCTATTTATGAAAACACCGTAACAAGGCGATTTTTGATATTCAAAAAAACCGGAATCCCCTAA
- a CDS encoding homoserine/threonine efflux transporter: protein MDSLLTYISIAAMMVIIPGADTMLLVKNTLRYGPKAGRYTVLGMATGLSFWTLIAILGLSVVIAKSVILFNTIKYLGAAYLIYLGIKSFFAKSAFSLEEIQAQANAPMEFSNRHNKESFMQALLSNILNPKTVLVYITIMPQFINLNENVNQQLIVLALILTLLAVLWFLFLVYLIDYAKKWLNNSKFQKAFQKSTGLILVGFGIKTGI from the coding sequence ATGGATAGCTTACTAACGTACATATCAATTGCTGCAATGATGGTTATCATACCAGGAGCAGATACTATGCTCCTCGTGAAAAACACGCTTCGCTATGGACCAAAAGCTGGGCGTTATACGGTTCTCGGGATGGCAACAGGACTTTCTTTTTGGACGCTAATTGCTATTCTTGGATTATCTGTCGTCATTGCAAAATCTGTGATTCTCTTTAATACCATCAAATATTTAGGAGCTGCTTACTTAATTTATTTAGGTATTAAAAGTTTTTTTGCTAAGAGTGCATTCTCTTTAGAAGAAATTCAAGCTCAAGCCAATGCACCTATGGAGTTTTCAAATCGGCATAATAAAGAGTCCTTTATGCAAGCGTTACTTAGTAATATTCTTAATCCAAAGACTGTTTTAGTGTATATAACAATTATGCCGCAATTTATTAATTTGAACGAAAATGTAAACCAACAACTGATTGTATTAGCCTTAATCCTAACCCTACTCGCTGTATTATGGTTTTTGTTTCTTGTTTATCTAATTGATTACGCAAAAAAATGGTTAAACAACTCCAAATTCCAGAAAGCATTCCAAAAATCAACCGGCTTAATTTTAGTAGGTTTTGGCATAAAAACAGGAATTTAA